A genomic window from Prunus persica cultivar Lovell unplaced genomic scaffold, Prunus_persica_NCBIv2 scaffold_271, whole genome shotgun sequence includes:
- the LOC109946411 gene encoding mediator of RNA polymerase II transcription subunit 15a-like, giving the protein MPQSNMTSLQQSSMSALSGVSTAQQNMMNSLPPSSSMDSGQGNALNSLQQVPVGSNQQTPVSAPQQANMNALSSQSGVNMLQANMNSIQSNSGMLQHQHLKQQQEHQMFQNQLKQQFQHRQMQQQLMQKQQLLQHQQQQLQQLQLQAEQQLPAQLQAHQQQMPQLHQMNDVNDLKMRQGMGVKPGVFQQHLSVDSWFVMQTGFLVIKLMKEMYLPESEKIATKLLQ; this is encoded by the coding sequence ATGCCGCAGAGCAATATGACAAGCTTGCAGCAAAGTTCTATGTCGGCTTTATCTGGGGTTTCAACAGCGCAGCAGAACATGATGAATTCATTGCCACCTAGTTCCAGCATGGATTCAGGACAAGGGAATGCACTGAACTCATTGCAGCAGGTTCCTGTGGGAAGTAACCAACAAACTCCCGTAAGTGCTCCCCAACAAGCAAATATGAATGCCTTGTCATCACAGAGTGGGGTTAATATGCTACAGGCAAACATGAATTCCATTCAGTCAAATTCTGGTATGCTTCAACACCAGCATTTGAAACAACAGCAGGAACATCAAATGTTTCAGAATCAACTCAAGCAACAATTTCAACATCGACAGATGCAGCAGCAATTGATGCAGAAGCAGCAGTTACTGCAACATCAACAGCAGCAGCTGCAGCAGTTACAACTGCAAGCAGAGCAGCAGCTTCCAGCACAGTTGCAGGCGCACCAACAGCAAATGCCACAGCTTCATCAAATGAATGATGTAAATGACTTGAAGATGAGACAGGGGATGGGTGTAAAGCCAGGGGTTTTTCAGCAACATCTCTCTGTAGATAGTTGGTTTGTGATGCAAACAGGCTTCTTagtt